One genomic segment of Vibrio nitrifigilis includes these proteins:
- a CDS encoding helix-turn-helix domain-containing protein, whose translation MNLETKAVDATHPSAAKTENSSIANSFDELAKKYAVLPKSNKGYSHPALNKALHYIYKSYANPIDMPTLASSACISQSHLSYLFKYYLGMSFKKVLMRFRIAKSMELFDNNPSLQVTQVCDQVGFPDLSFFVRKFHLYVGVSPSVYRDEYCRGEDKSAVYLDLKNALQHFGHLDV comes from the coding sequence ATGAATTTAGAAACAAAGGCAGTTGATGCGACACATCCATCAGCTGCCAAAACGGAAAACTCATCAATAGCCAATTCGTTTGACGAGCTGGCGAAAAAATATGCTGTGTTACCCAAATCGAACAAAGGGTACAGCCATCCTGCTCTTAATAAGGCGCTTCACTATATCTATAAGAGTTATGCTAACCCGATTGATATGCCTACACTCGCGAGCAGTGCATGTATTAGTCAGTCGCATTTGTCCTATTTATTTAAATATTATTTAGGAATGTCGTTTAAAAAGGTATTAATGCGGTTCCGTATAGCAAAATCCATGGAGCTTTTTGATAACAATCCGAGCTTACAAGTGACACAAGTATGTGATCAAGTGGGTTTCCCCGACTTGAGTTTTTTTGTCCGTAAATTTCATTTATATGTGGGTGTTAGCCCAAGTGTATATCGAGATGAGTATTGCCGCGGAGAAGATAAATCCGCTGTTTATTTGGACCTTAAAAATGCACTACAGCATTTTGGACATCTCGATGTGTAA
- a CDS encoding SGNH/GDSL hydrolase family protein — protein MENIKNILCFGDSLTWGWIPQPHSVPSQRYAPDKRWTGVMARALGAQFNVIEEGLNARTTNIDDPLDARVNGANYFPTSLASHLPLDLVIIMLGTNDTKPSFNQTPQRIAEGMSLLVSQARGSAGGIGAAYPAPKVLVVSPPPLTPMPDPWFGVMYEGGHEKTLQLPKYYKMMADFMKVMFFDAGSIVQTDGCDGIHLSEESNKTLGLAMAEKVLQIFE, from the coding sequence ATGGAAAATATTAAAAATATCCTTTGTTTTGGTGACTCATTAACTTGGGGGTGGATCCCTCAGCCACACAGTGTTCCTTCTCAACGTTATGCTCCCGATAAACGCTGGACAGGTGTAATGGCACGGGCATTAGGCGCGCAGTTTAATGTGATAGAAGAAGGGCTCAATGCCCGCACAACTAATATTGATGATCCGCTGGATGCTCGTGTAAATGGTGCGAACTATTTTCCTACTTCATTGGCCAGCCATTTACCACTCGATCTCGTTATCATCATGCTGGGTACGAATGACACCAAACCGTCATTTAATCAAACGCCGCAGCGAATTGCAGAGGGAATGTCACTGCTTGTCAGTCAGGCACGTGGTAGCGCTGGTGGGATCGGTGCTGCCTATCCAGCACCGAAAGTCTTGGTTGTGTCACCGCCGCCACTTACGCCAATGCCAGACCCTTGGTTTGGGGTGATGTATGAAGGTGGTCATGAGAAAACATTGCAGCTACCTAAATACTACAAAATGATGGCAGATTTTATGAAAGTGATGTTCTTTGATGCAGGCTCTATTGTTCAAACGGATGGCTGTGATGGCATTCATCTCAGCGAAGAAAGCAACAAAACGCTTGGATTAGCGATGGCGGAAAAAGTATTACAAATCTTCGAATAA
- a CDS encoding ADP-ribosylglycohydrolase family protein, producing the protein MSERQQYYRGCLVGLAVGDALGTTVEFQARGSFTPMVDLVGGGVFRLKAGQWTDDTSMALCLAASLIECDEFNAHDQMNRYLRWWKEGYMSSNGRCFDIGVTVSEALNQFLHTQDPFSGSTHPLAAGNGSLMRLAPIALYYSDIKDLIHYAAESSRTTHGAKECLDACCYYATLLNQALLGKTKQQILSTTLYQPITSKVAAIGQQEYRGKSVDEIKGSGYVVDCLEAALWCFYHTESYAAAVLAAANLGDDADTTAAVCGQIAGAYYGLDNIPQQWRQCLVMYDEIVAMADKLSA; encoded by the coding sequence ATGTCAGAAAGGCAACAATATTATCGAGGATGTTTAGTTGGGTTAGCGGTTGGGGATGCACTAGGTACAACGGTTGAATTTCAAGCTCGAGGCAGTTTTACCCCGATGGTTGATTTGGTAGGGGGCGGTGTATTTCGCCTCAAAGCAGGGCAATGGACTGACGATACTTCGATGGCTCTCTGTTTAGCCGCTTCATTAATAGAGTGTGATGAGTTTAATGCCCACGATCAGATGAACCGCTATTTACGTTGGTGGAAAGAAGGTTATATGAGTAGTAATGGCCGATGTTTTGATATTGGAGTTACCGTGTCAGAAGCATTGAATCAATTTTTGCATACCCAAGATCCATTTTCCGGCTCAACCCATCCTTTAGCGGCTGGCAATGGATCTCTGATGCGTTTAGCACCAATAGCACTGTATTATTCTGATATAAAAGATCTTATCCACTATGCTGCAGAAAGTTCACGCACAACTCATGGTGCCAAAGAGTGCTTAGATGCGTGTTGCTATTACGCCACGCTGCTTAATCAAGCGTTATTAGGTAAAACTAAACAGCAGATTTTAAGTACCACCTTGTATCAGCCCATCACATCTAAGGTTGCTGCGATTGGGCAACAAGAATACCGGGGAAAAAGTGTCGATGAGATAAAAGGGAGCGGTTATGTGGTTGACTGTTTGGAAGCTGCCCTGTGGTGTTTTTATCACACGGAGAGTTATGCTGCTGCCGTTTTAGCCGCTGCAAATCTTGGTGATGATGCAGATACCACAGCTGCGGTATGTGGACAAATTGCGGGTGCGTATTACGGACTCGACAACATACCTCAACAATGGCGCCAATGCCTTGTTATGTATGATGAGATCGTCGCAATGGCGGACAAGTTGTCGGCCTGA